In one Rutidosis leptorrhynchoides isolate AG116_Rl617_1_P2 chromosome 8, CSIRO_AGI_Rlap_v1, whole genome shotgun sequence genomic region, the following are encoded:
- the LOC139863995 gene encoding uncharacterized protein, whose product MGDPGPFLIPCKVNGSEPFMSLSELGASINFMPLSIYIKLVLGDLSPTKMGVKLIDQTINPSVGIAEDLVVKVGDMEFPTNFVIFDIKEDPVVPLVLGRPFLATAGSFFDFRTGKLTLKDKGKCASIKRKMVNLPPKPSITQQVVASVQCTTSLKRVGSPTRCGGGLTRKVPSKLNHKNDILDKSMRKLYG is encoded by the coding sequence ATGGGTGATCCCGGACCTTTCCTAATACCATGCAAAGTAAACGGTTCGGAACCATTTATGTCATTATCCGAattgggggctagcataaacttCATGCCCTTATCCATTTATATAAAACTCGTACTAGGAGACCTTTCACCTACCAAAATGGGAGTGAAATTAATTGACCAAACAATTAACCCTAGCGTGGGGATCGCTGAGGACCTAGTTGTTAAGGTAGGGGACATGGAATTTCCAACCAATTTTGTAATTTTTGATATAAAGGAAGACCCGGTTGTACCCCTAGTGTTGGGAAGGCCATTTTTGGCAACCGCAGGttctttctttgactttagaacCGGGAAGTTGACCCTTAAAGACAAAGGAAAATGTGCAAGCATTAAGAGAAAAATGGTTAATTTACCACCAAAACCTTCAATCACACAACAAGTTGTTGCTAGTGTGCAATGTACTACAAGCCTAAAACGAGTTGGTTCACCAACTAGATGTGGTGGTGGTTTGACCCGAAAAGTCCCAAGTAAgcttaatcataaaaatgatattcTTGATAAGTCAATGAGAAAGTTATATGGCTAA